The Ascidiaceihabitans donghaensis genome includes the window GTCCAACCGTTCCACCACTTTCGGACGGAATGTACATTGCCGCCCGAACGCAAGCCGTAATGGTCTTTGCCGCCACGCGGACCCATCGGGCGCCCCGATCCAACACAACGGCTTTGTACAAAGCAACTCACCACCCGCATCAATCGTTGTCTCTGTAGTCAGGATCAAATCACAAGTGCCCTGCCCAAAATCCCGCTTCAAAGCGCGTGTATAGGATGAAATCAGTTGCACTTTAACGCGCGGAAAGGCGGCATGAAATTGCTTCAGGACACGCGGGATCGCCGGATAAACGATATCATGTGGTACCCCAAGCGTGATCTCACCTTCAAATGCCTGATCCGTCAGCCGGGTTATGACCTCATCGTTCAATGCAATCATGCGGCGCGCATAGACCAGCAACTGCTCTCCTGACGCTGTTAAAGCAATCGTACGCCCTGAACGGTCAAGCAATTCAAGCCCCAGCATCTCTTCCAACCGCTTCAACTGCATGGACACTGCAGATTGCGTCAAATGCAAAAACCCGGCAGCCCGTGTCACCCCGCCGCTGTCAGCGACCGCCACAAAAGACCGTAGCGTCGTTATATCCAAATTTCTCATACATCACGATCCTTGATGATAAATTTAACAAACATTCGTTTCCAAAATGTACATAGCTTTGTCATATACATCAACATACCTGATGCAAAATATGAAACGCATCGCTTTTTGTTAAATTGGAGAGACCCGATGGCTGTTACTGATCAAACTGGCATGATGTGCCAATCGTCCTTGCACACATCCCCCGCCGCCCCGTCTGTGTGGCAAATGCTGAGTGTCTGGCGCACGCGCCGTCAATTGCGGTCGCTTGATGCAAAACAGCTTGCAGATATTGGCGTGACCGCACAAGACGCTCAGAAAGAAGCCAACCGCCCGGTCTGGGATGTGCCAGCCACATGGCGCCAATGATCCCATCCGCCATAACAATATAGGCAAAACGTCCATTCCTGACGTTTTTTGTTAACCTTGTGACGTTTTGCCTGTCGAAAACACTTGAAACGCCCCCCTCAGAGCCCGATATTCAAGTACAGATACGCGTGGGACGGTCCCGCGCCTACAGTGTTTAATTTGGAGGTCTGAAATGGCTGACGTGAATACAATCCGGAGCGCGGCCGGTTCCCGCGCCGCCCAGATTGACGTAGGGCTTCGCGCCCACATGAACAAAGTGTACGGGCAAATGTCCATCGGCATGCTGATCACGGCATTGGCGGCTTGGGCGATTGCAGGTCTAGCAGTAACTGCTGACCCTTCCGCAGCAGCAAGCACATCTGAAGGCGTCTACGCCTTGCGTGAAGGCCAATACCTGACAGGTCTAGGCGTGGCGTTGTTCGCTTCCCCATTGAAGTGGGTCGTGATGTTCGCCCCCTTGGCCTTCTTGTTCTTTGGCTGGGGCGCTTTGATGAGCCGTGGCTCCGCCGCAGCTGTGCAAGTCGGCTTTTTCATCTTTGCCGCCGTGATGGGCATTTCCATGAGCTCCATCTTCTTGGTGTTCACATCGTTTTCCATCGTGCAGACGTTTCTTGTTACTGCGATCGCCTTCGCATCGCTGAGCCTGTACGGGTACACGACAAAACGTGACCTGAGCGGCATGGGC containing:
- a CDS encoding LysR family transcriptional regulator — protein: MRNLDITTLRSFVAVADSGGVTRAAGFLHLTQSAVSMQLKRLEEMLGLELLDRSGRTIALTASGEQLLVYARRMIALNDEVITRLTDQAFEGEITLGVPHDIVYPAIPRVLKQFHAAFPRVKVQLISSYTRALKRDFGQGTCDLILTTETTIDAGGELLCTKPLCWIGAPDGSAWRQRPLRLAFGRQCTFRPKVVERLDTAGLEWDLMVETESDRTIEATVAADLAVHAMIEGTEPPHLEQIEHNESLPELPAQHINLYGAQSTKGVVHDTLADLLRRAFAGSDSVKLRAVSG
- a CDS encoding Bax inhibitor-1/YccA family protein — encoded protein: MADVNTIRSAAGSRAAQIDVGLRAHMNKVYGQMSIGMLITALAAWAIAGLAVTADPSAAASTSEGVYALREGQYLTGLGVALFASPLKWVVMFAPLAFLFFGWGALMSRGSAAAVQVGFFIFAAVMGISMSSIFLVFTSFSIVQTFLVTAIAFASLSLYGYTTKRDLSGMGTFLMMGVIGLIVAMLLNMFIFQSGPMMMAISAIGVLIFAGLTAYYTQDIKATYVAHAAHGDQEWLDKAASDGALSLYISFLNMFQFLLMFMGQQE
- a CDS encoding DUF1127 domain-containing protein, whose translation is MAVTDQTGMMCQSSLHTSPAAPSVWQMLSVWRTRRQLRSLDAKQLADIGVTAQDAQKEANRPVWDVPATWRQ